Proteins encoded in a region of the Candidatus Ozemobacteraceae bacterium genome:
- a CDS encoding glycine--tRNA ligase subunit beta, giving the protein MPHAFLLEAGFWGLPYGTLARDLRDAPAAVLAVFTRERIQAGRARLWISAHRVGILIDGIPESQTDQMTEIRGPKASVAYDFNRLPTPAARGFASAQGVELKDLVVRDVDGEKFLFARRGDKGRPSLDIIPKLIPAILAALPWTGRPWNDDAAFPQPPAYVCALADEKIVSCSIDGVTSGRDTGLLEGGVFRKIGVPSAVEYPGIMAGLGLTQLPADRQKLMDSHFQSVVESGATVRKEPRILERIAFEVERPQPVVINLRDDAWIELPDPVYMQILGESPAYLPTESSRGGLLPKLIGFVEKRNLASNEADVRARDIERRMMAAADAWAADLAKPLDEWAAGLRQLPQPSGNGTMYDAALNVSRTAQQLSRLPGLAAEIQESQVDRVILLAMSEYCFAIVRKYPELAGTLIAVVAERKGVPPETVSIVRDTAGFWAGRDVMPTDRIAIVCSLAGMLARLRELPADGNREAIADRILNLLVSNNICVDIIQAAGVSDVAAARTFWLEALTRKMQREGIDRRKFDWLIPEGPIDPVSILTAARSWKDGVPADADQLKSLLGRLQQRLALAGTSELPLPPETPPEKALHAKLELLEHPSCLSYVDLFEHLAGARIHAEACLMDLPTALDLSRPDIGRRVALLRRYACQLRRLPFIGGAQKQQTSAAAGGAA; this is encoded by the coding sequence TTGCCACACGCATTTCTGCTGGAAGCAGGGTTCTGGGGGTTGCCCTACGGGACGCTGGCACGCGATCTCCGCGATGCTCCGGCGGCCGTTCTTGCCGTTTTCACACGGGAGCGCATCCAGGCTGGCCGCGCCAGGCTCTGGATAAGCGCGCATCGAGTCGGCATCCTCATCGACGGCATCCCCGAGTCCCAAACCGACCAGATGACCGAGATCCGCGGTCCCAAAGCGTCGGTCGCGTATGATTTCAACAGGCTTCCAACACCAGCCGCCCGCGGATTCGCATCAGCCCAGGGCGTCGAGCTCAAAGATCTCGTGGTTCGCGACGTCGACGGAGAAAAGTTCCTGTTCGCCCGCCGCGGGGATAAGGGGAGACCGTCCCTCGACATCATCCCGAAGCTCATTCCTGCGATCCTGGCGGCCCTCCCCTGGACGGGCAGACCGTGGAACGACGATGCGGCGTTTCCGCAGCCGCCGGCCTATGTCTGCGCTCTCGCCGACGAAAAGATCGTTTCCTGCTCGATCGACGGCGTCACGTCGGGAAGGGACACCGGTCTGCTGGAAGGCGGAGTGTTCCGCAAGATCGGCGTTCCGTCGGCTGTCGAGTATCCCGGCATCATGGCGGGACTCGGGCTGACCCAGCTCCCCGCCGACCGGCAGAAGCTCATGGATTCCCACTTCCAGTCGGTCGTCGAATCCGGCGCAACGGTGCGGAAGGAGCCGCGCATCCTCGAGCGTATCGCATTCGAAGTCGAGCGGCCCCAGCCCGTTGTCATCAACCTGAGGGACGACGCCTGGATCGAACTACCAGATCCGGTCTACATGCAGATTCTCGGGGAATCCCCCGCCTACCTGCCGACGGAATCGTCACGCGGAGGGCTGCTCCCGAAACTCATCGGGTTCGTCGAGAAGCGCAATCTCGCTTCGAACGAGGCCGACGTGCGCGCCCGCGATATCGAGCGACGAATGATGGCCGCCGCCGACGCCTGGGCTGCGGATCTCGCAAAGCCCCTCGACGAATGGGCGGCGGGGCTTCGCCAGCTGCCCCAGCCCTCCGGCAACGGAACGATGTACGACGCTGCCTTGAACGTGTCCAGGACGGCCCAGCAGCTGAGCAGGCTTCCTGGGCTTGCCGCCGAAATCCAGGAGTCGCAGGTCGACCGAGTCATTCTGCTGGCGATGTCGGAATACTGTTTCGCGATCGTCCGCAAATACCCCGAGCTCGCCGGAACGCTGATCGCCGTCGTCGCAGAGCGCAAGGGCGTCCCTCCCGAAACGGTCTCGATCGTCCGCGACACGGCCGGGTTCTGGGCCGGACGCGACGTGATGCCCACCGACCGCATCGCGATCGTCTGCTCTCTGGCCGGCATGCTGGCCAGACTGCGTGAACTGCCGGCCGATGGAAACAGGGAGGCGATTGCGGACAGGATTCTGAACCTGCTCGTCTCAAATAATATATGTGTTGATATTATACAGGCCGCCGGAGTCTCCGACGTCGCCGCCGCAAGAACGTTCTGGCTGGAGGCTCTCACACGGAAAATGCAGCGCGAGGGCATCGACAGGCGGAAGTTCGACTGGCTGATTCCCGAGGGCCCGATCGATCCCGTTTCGATCCTGACGGCCGCCCGCTCCTGGAAAGACGGCGTTCCCGCAGATGCGGATCAGCTCAAATCCCTGCTCGGCAGGCTCCAGCAGAGGCTCGCGCTCGCCGGCACCTCCGAGCTTCCCCTGCCGCCCGAGACGCCGCCGGAAAAGGCCCTGCACGCGAAGCTCGAGCTCCTCGAGCATCCGTCCTGCCTCTCATACGTCGATCTGTTCGAACACCTCGCCGGCGCGAGAATCCACGCCGAAGCATGCCTCATGGATCTTCCCACCGCTCTCGATCTCTCCCGGCCGGATATCGGCCGTCGCGTCGCCCTGCTCAGACGATATGCCTGCCAGCTTCGTCGCCTGCCGTTCATCGGCGGCGCGCAGAAACAGCAGACATCGGCGGCGGCAGGAGGTGCCGCATGA